From Zymoseptoria tritici IPO323 chromosome 6, whole genome shotgun sequence, one genomic window encodes:
- a CDS encoding ras guanine nucleotide exchange factor (guanine nucleotide exchange factor), producing the protein MPFVLAFESEVIAEQLTIIEKDALDEVDWKDLISLNWQQSPPTCRNWVDYLNRETANGIDIVIARFNLVVKWCVSEVVLTELPSERARAITKYIHIASHCHRLHNYASLYQITLGLLSSDLARLKKTWSLVALREKQMLEHLEQLCRPLRNFQSLRAEMETAMPGNGIIPFIGLYTHDLMFNALKSARINSTAPEKEPLINFERYQTAAMIVKNLLRLTEASSRYTFSPDTEALSRCLWIAALSDQEIAQRSRALE; encoded by the coding sequence ATGCCCTTCGTCCTTGCGTTCGAGTCCGAAGTCATCGCCGAACAACTCACCATCATCGAAAAGGATGCCCTCGACGAAGTCGATTGGAAAGATCTCATCAGTCTCAACTGGCAACAGAGCCCACCCACCTGCCGCAACTGGGTCGACTACCTCAACCGCGAGACCGCCAACGGCATTGACATCGTCATCGCGCGCTTCAACCTCGTCGTCAAATGGTGCGTCTCTGAAGTCGTGCTCACCGAACTCCCCTCCGAACGCGCCCGTGCCATTACCAAGTACATCCATATCGCCAGCCACTGCCACCGCTTGCACAACTACGCTTCTTTGTATCAAATCACCCTCggcctcctctcctccgaccTCGCCCGGCTCAAGAAAACCTGGTCCCTCGTCGCCCTGCGCGAGAAGCAAATGCTCGAACACCTCGAACAGCTCTGCCGGCCGTTACGAAACTTCCAATCCCTCCGCGCGGAAATGGAAACCGCCATGCCGGGGAATGGAATCATCCCCTTCATCGGCCTGTACACCCACGACTTGATGTTCAACGCGCTCAAGTCTGCGCGCATCAACTCTACCGCGCCGGAGAAGGAACCGCTCATTAATTTCGAGAGGTATCAGACCGCGGCGATGATTGTGAAGAATTTGTTGCGACTTACCGAGGCGAGTTCGAGGTATACTTTCTCGCCGGACACGGAGGCGTTGAGTCGATGTTTGTGGATTGCGGCGTTGTCGGACCAGGAGATTGCGCAGAGGAGTAGGGCGTTGGAG